The following proteins are co-located in the Anas platyrhynchos isolate ZD024472 breed Pekin duck chromosome 1, IASCAAS_PekinDuck_T2T, whole genome shotgun sequence genome:
- the LOC119712989 gene encoding large ribosomal subunit protein mL63 yields MFLTTVLLRKRIPGKQWIGKYRQPRVVTLSMKQAMIRRLETEAENEYWLSRPYLTQEQEYNHNKEGRRAKWEALKSSLTSKFPEHRYMSDHLSHLNVSKKWTS; encoded by the coding sequence ATGTTTTTAACAACAGTATTGCTCCGGAAGAGAATTCCTGGAAAACAATGGATTGGAAAATACAGGCAACCAAGAGTGGTCACCCTTTCAATGAAGCAGGCAATGATCCGAAGGTTGGAAACTGAAGCAGAGAACGAGTACTGGCTGAGTCGACCTTACCTGACACAGGAACAAGAGTACAATCATAACAAAGAAGGGAGACGTGCAAAATGGGAAGCTCTCAAAAGCTCCTTGACATCTAAGTTCCCTGAGCATAGATATATGAGCGATCACTTGAGCCACTTGAATGTCTCAAAGAAATGGACATCTTGA